Proteins from a single region of Canis aureus isolate CA01 chromosome 26, VMU_Caureus_v.1.0, whole genome shotgun sequence:
- the MAVS gene encoding mitochondrial antiviral-signaling protein yields MTFAEDKTYEYIRHHFSNFGRIHVLEILPYLSCLTTSDQDRLRASYQLWGNQGTLWELFNSLRRRTGWVESFIKALRVCELASLADEVARVYQSNLSGVSNHPPAPAEPQLVPAEVPGPPAPAVAPSTPTNGYREEEPSFPLPVQDTQLPESLEESSKKVPQMPHSGAVRRPAGPREPSSDMAAVNPLTASGHQEQDTGLGGAHIAGTASGLTSARGPVSPTVSFKPLSRSIPRASRLPAPSALALSTGTTSSSPGSASAGVAGDHGEATICSTMAGVSTGALTTSTAPSKVPTHSTFDRMAPSKLPASSKPSGTMPTTSLPPSKLPINSTRAGTVPPRVPAGLVPDHKMSASTVPSKGPANTVPSISSNVPSGETATAPVPTDISTRDSLPGLDRSSAGWGSELELSKPGRLASQVDSEPFSGCSADLALSYSRSLGAGPDNAPEENEYQSVDSIRIQVVQDPSADLLEHNPGPRATPQPTVEEEPVQASSWAPWLGVATTGVFLAMLLAVLYRRRLLQ; encoded by the exons ACAAGACTTACGAGTATATCCGCCACCATTTCAGCAATTTTGGCCGTATTCATGTTCTGGAGATACTCCCTTACTTGTCCTGCCTTACAACAAGCGACCAG GATCGACTGCGGGCCTCTTACCAGCTCTGGGGGAACCAGGGCACCCTCTGGGAGCTCTTTAACAGCCTTCGGCGGCGGACCGGCTGGGTAGAATCCTTCATCAAGGCGCTGAGGGTCTGTGAGCTGGCTAGTCTGGCTGACGAAGTGGCCCGTGTCTACCAGAGCAACCTGTCCG GGGTCTCAaaccaccccccagccccagcggAGCCACAGTTAGTTCCTGCTGAGGTTCCAGGGCCCCCTGCACCTGCTGTGGCCCCCAGTACACCCACCAACGGCTACAGAGAGGAGGAGCCAAGTTTCCCCTTGCCTGTCCAGGACACCCAGCTACCAGAGTCCCTGGAAGAG AGTTCAAAGAAAGTCCCCCAGATGCCCCATTCTGGGGCTGTGAGAAGGCCAGCTGGCCCCCGGGAGCCCTCCTCTGACATGGCAGCTGTCAACCCTCTGACTGCCAGTGGGCATCAGGAGCAGGATACAGGGCTGGGCGGTGCCCATATAGCAG GCACTGCCTCCGGCCTCACGTCAGCCCGTGGGCCTGTGTCTCCAACTGTCTCCTTCAAACCCCTGAGCCGCTCCATCCCCAGGGCCAGCCGTTTGCCTGCACCCTCAGCATTAGCTCTGTCCACCGGCACTACCTCCTCTTCCCCTGGCTCGGCCTCTGCAGGGGTTGCTGGCGACCATGGTGAGGCCACCATCTGCTCCACCATGGCAGGGGTGTCCACTGGTGCACTGACCACCAGCACAGCACCCTCCAAGGTGCCTACCCACTCAACATTTGACAGGATGGCGCCTTCCAAGTTGCCTGCCAGCTCAAAACCCTCTGGTACAATGCCCACTACGAGTCTACCACCGTCCAAACTGCCCATCAACTCAACACGTGCGGGCACAGTGCCCCCCAGAGTGCCTGCTGGCCTGGTGCCTGACCACAAGATGTCCGCAAGCACAGTGCCCAGCAAGGGGCCTGCCAACACAGTGCCCAGCATCAGCAGCAACGTACCCTCAGGG GAGACTGCAACGGCTCCAGTACCCACAGACATTTCCACCAGAGACAGCTTGCCCGGCCTAGACCGTAGCTCTGCTGGCTGGGGCTCTGAGTTGGAGCTGAGCAAGCCAGGCAGGCTGGCCTCCCAGGTGGACAGTGAGCCATTCTCGGGCTGTTCTGCGGACCTGGCCCTCAGCTACAGCAGGTCCTTGGGCGCGGGGCCTGACAATGCCCCAGAGGAGAATGAGTACCAGTCGGTGGATTCCATCAGGATCCAAGTGGTCCAGGATCCCAGCGCTGACCTACTGGAGCATAATCCTGGGCCACGTGCCACTCCACAGCCCACAGTTGAGGAGGAGCCCGTCCAGGCCAGCTCCTGGGCTCCGTGGCTTGGGGTAGCCACCACAGGGGTGTTTCTGGCCATGCTCCTGGCTGTGCTATATAGGCGGCGCCTGCTCCAGTGA